The Plasmodium vivax chromosome 13, whole genome shotgun sequence nucleotide sequence GCGACTGATTGGGCAGGCAACTAGCCAAAATTAGCAGCCAATCAAATTagctagctaaaaaaaagtgcacacaTTTCGTGCGTGTCAAAAGGAATACCCTTCCAGGAAAAACAACCCATGAAGAGAACACCCGTACAAGAGGTTAAGGCGAATCTGCACGAGCGTTTTATAGCGATCCTTGGGTATGCTTCTCCCAACTGTACTATCACATTTGACGAATAAGTAAAACCAAACAAGTTGCACACAGAGAAAATattacctgaacaggtcagctTATTTGCAGTCAggtagaacaaaaaaaaaaaaaaaaaaaaaaaaaaaaaaaaacacgtacAGCAGTCCACCCCACACAGTTGCACACAACCAAGCAACAAAACAGATTAACCCTTCCAAACGGTTAGACGCCGCGGAGAAGAATCACCAACCTTTGTGAAGACGCACagaagaggaacaaacgCAACTTTAGTCAAACgtgaaaatgaagaggaaaacacaTAACCTGTGGTCTcttattcttccccttttgtatGCCCTCCTGCCGACACAAATTGAAAGCAACTGTTGCCACAGCGCCAAAAGCAAAGATGGCTACCCACTGCCTATGTATTTTACCAAcgatttaaatataaaatttctaTTTGACTTTTTGCAAGTGAAGAATGAGTTCGAATTTTTCCTCTGCAACATTGTTTGCATTTTGTTGGGCTTCCTATCTGTGTATGTTAAGGtgttgaagaaaaaagcttTTAAGAAAGGTTCGAATGGATCGGAGACCCCGCTGGGCATGATGAGCATCCTCTTTTCTTGCAACAGTGCTATTTACGGGGGGTTGTCTTTTCTCAATTACACAATTGACTTCGCGCTGATGCTTATCGTGATGACTTTCAACGTGTTCATCTTTTTAAGTACCATTTTGGGGGTGGCCTTTGGCTACTTTTTTTACGGCCACTTGTTAGCGTTGTGAAGTGCGCGCAGAGTGGAGCGGCACCCCGTCCTACGTCTCATCCTGGTATGTTACACCGTAGCACACCCCattgtagtttttttttttttttaaacccatCGTTAAAGCACCTCCGCGCCCTCCCCTTTGTACAAACTCTGCATTGCGATccttaaaagggaaaataaatccCCCTCGTGTGCGGCGTCACGCCGTtttgagaaggaaaaaaagaacgaaataaaataaaataaaataaaataaaataaaatactaaTTGGGGAAAGAAGTGAAATACACCATTGTGTAATTTTCCCGTGTGCCGCACTTTTaaccgccttttttttttttttttttttttttccctttttaacatGTAATCCCCTTTTCAAGCGTGCAGCGGGGCAAAGCACATTCACCCAAACGTGCATACCACCACGTCGCAAGGCGTCGTATTTGATTTGTGCGCAGAGGGGAGTTTCCTGCCTGCCTACTTTTGTGCTTGCAGTTGGGAACTCCgtgctccccatttttttgcagattTTCCATTTCCGTTGTTATTCTGCATTTCTGGGATTCGTCactgtttttgttttaattgtACGTGAAGTAGGCAtgcctgtttttttttttctttttctttttttttttttttctgggaGGACAAAGTTGTGCTTCCAGCGTTGTTCGGGTGTTTCCCTCGTTATTAATTTGTTCCGCCGCAGTTGCCACACCGCCGCCTTCTCGCCTTCTCCTCGCCGCTGCTCCCGcttgagaaaaaatggactcGGCGAATATTAAAGGGGGGCTAAGCAACGAGAACGGCGGCGTCTCCGGCGCAACGCTGAAATCGGGGGGCGGTGCACACAGTGCCGAGGCGCAGGGGGAAGTGACACCGACTGATAAGCGGGGCGAACTGCaggtgggggggaggcccaTTGGCGACGATCCGGTTGAGGGTGGCACGGCTAAAGACGCGCCACTTGCGCAGAGGCAAACGGGGCGGACAGGGAGTACCCATCATGGGGGGAGCAACAAACGGGAGAGCGGCCTGACGGATGACCAGCGGACCGACCGGAAGAAGAGCCAAGAACAGCGGGAGAGCCCCACCCCCCGCAGCGACGTCGAATTTCACAAGCTATACGAAAGCGACGATAACAACTTTGTATCCCCCCGGAACACCTCCACTAGCGAATCggtaaaaaaagaggagctagataaggagaaaaaaaaaaaaaaaaaaaacaacaacatGGTGCTTAACACAACCATGTTGCAGTCATACCTTCACAGAAGCTACGACAAAGTATCGAACGCTTTTATTAAGACGTCCAAATCGCTGCTGAAAAGGACCAACAACATTGGCTACGCTGAGGGGGTagaagcggaagcggcaGAGAAGGGGAGGGCGGGCGCGGATGGACGAGCAGGGGCAAAGGGGGGCAGCTCCGATGGGGCCGACGCGACGAGCAAAGTTAGACGCGCCAGGGCAAGGCTGCTGAGGAGTTGCCATAGCGGGGCGGCTAGTCAAATGGCGAGTCATCCTGTGAGCGTGTCGGGTGACCCCCCCCTCTGCCGCGAACCCGACGAGGACGCCTTCTTCGCCGAAAACTTCGAACTGATAAATAAAACGTTAAGGGAGGATCACaagtggggggaggaaagTAAAGAGCGAATGATGGGGAAGTGCAAACAGCTACTGGATAGCAACGAGACGGTGAAGCTCTACAACGAAATTGATATCCTTTACGAGGAGAGGATCCTCCTCGTCAAATTTATTAACTACTATATGGGGATAACTGAAAAGCACCAGCGTGAGCTCCAGAAGATCCAAACGTCCTACGAGATTTTGCTCACGGAGAATGAGCAGCTCTGCCAGAACAACATCACGCTGAAGCGGCACATCGATTTGCAGCGCGCGGGGGAGAGCAAGGCGGAGAAGGAAGCGGAGAACGTATGAGGCGGGTCGGCCAACCCAAAAGGGGCTTTCCAGTCGGCCCTCTAAAACGGCCCGTCACTGCCCTTTACACCTATGTCGATTGCCGCATGCATACCGGCACACTTCGCACGTAGAGCATGTGAAGGCCCTACCCTTAACCGCAACCCCGCGAAGCTGATTGCTCCACCATGTCTATCCTTTTTGCCTGTGGACCTCCaacatatgtgcacacaggAAACAGCTGTGGCGCAGTTCGGagcaaatttgaagaatttttttttttttttttttttatcaactttacaagggggggaattccccaAGTGAGGAAACCCCGTCGCGTGAAATAACTCCCCAGGTGAATGTGTCCCCTACGAAAGGGTGAAATTAACCACAGGTGCCCCCCTCACTTTTGCGCTTCGCCCTCATAGCAAAGTGAATCAATCGGGGGAGGCCACGATCCGTTTGGGACCTGCCTCCCACTGGTATCacgaagaaaaggggggaaaaggaacccACCTTCAGGACGTTCCTCCCCACGAAAAAACTAACAATCAATTCAAATCAGTACAAATTAATCTTCAGCTAATTCGAGT carries:
- a CDS encoding hypothetical protein, conserved (encoded by transcript PVX_085390A), which translates into the protein MDSANIKGGLSNENGGVSGATLKSGGGAHSAEAQGEVTPTDKRGELQVGGRPIGDDPVEGGTAKDAPLAQRQTGRTGSTHHGGSNKRESGLTDDQRTDRKKSQEQRESPTPRSDVEFHKLYESDDNNFVSPRNTSTSESVKKEELDKEKKKKKKNNNMVLNTTMLQSYLHRSYDKVSNAFIKTSKSLLKRTNNIGYAEGVEAEAAEKGRAGADGRAGAKGGSSDGADATSKVRRARARLLRSCHSGAASQMASHPVSVSGDPPLCREPDEDAFFAENFELINKTLREDHKWGEESKERMMGKCKQLLDSNETVKLYNEIDILYEERILLVKFINYYMGITEKHQRELQKIQTSYEILLTENEQLCQNNITLKRHIDLQRAGESKAEKEAENV
- a CDS encoding Ctr copper transporter domain containing protein (encoded by transcript PVX_085385A) gives rise to the protein MKRKTHNLWSLILPLLYALLPTQIESNCCHSAKSKDGYPLPMYFTNDLNIKFLFDFLQVKNEFEFFLCNIVCILLGFLSVYVKVLKKKAFKKGSNGSETPLGMMSILFSCNSAIYGGLSFLNYTIDFALMLIVMTFNVFIFLSTILGVAFGYFFYGHLLAL